Sequence from the Verrucomicrobiota bacterium genome:
AGGGGAGCCGGCAGCGGCGACCCGAGCTCCAGGCCGGCCGGCAGCGGATCACCCGCCAGCGTCCCGCGCTCGCGGTATTCGCGCCAGGCCGAACCTGCAAGGTAGCCGCGGACGACGCACTCGACGGGAAACGGTTCGGCCTTGCGGACCAGCATGGAACGGCCGCGTAACTTTTCCGGATACGCCTGCGGTTCCTCCGGGAACTCGTCAAAGTCAGCCGTCAGAAAATGGCTCGTTACGTGCGGAAAACGCTGGAACCAGAAGGCCGACAGCTGGGTCAGGATTTCGCCTTTTCCGGGTATGGGGTCGGGAAGAATGCAATCGTAAGCCGAAATCCGGTCGGTCGCGACCATCAGGAAGGAATCGCCGAGGTCAAACAACTCGCGCACCTTACCGCTGCGCACCTTCGGTATTCCCGGCAGTTCCAGGTCGGTAATGACGCTCACGCGCCAAGCTCCTCGATCAGTGACAACACTTTCGATTCGATTTCCGGCAACGCCAGTTCAACCGCCTGAAAGCCCAGGTCCGCCACGCTCCAATACTCGATGCGGTCGGCCCATTGGGGAAACTGAATCTGCATCATGCTGTGGTGTTCGTCCCTGTCCAGCGCGATCCGGCGCTGCGCCGTCTCCAGATCGTGCTCGGTCAGTTGGACACGGGCAGGTCCGGTGTGCCGAAGCTCGATTTTACGAACAGCCAGCGCGTCGATCGTGAACGGAGAAAGGTAACCCTCAACCCAATGAATCGCGAGGCCGCGCGAGACAGCCTTCCAATTCAGCCGCTTCAGTTCGGCGTAATGATTGAAGACCGCTTCCGCGAAGCGGCTGCGGTAGTAATTACCGGTGCAAACAAACAGAACCAGGCTCGTCACGTGCGTGATAAAATACAAGAAAGCCGGATGAATCAATCTCCGGCTGGCACGTGCCGGTCGCCGTGGTTGTAGAATGGGCATTTGCGCCGGGCCGCGATTGCCCGATAATCTACGTGAAAAAATGAGTTTCCAAGATTTGGGGTTGTTGGAGCCGGTGATGCACGGAGTGCAGAGTCTCGGCTACACCGATCCGACTCCCATCCAAGAGCGTTGCATTCCGCTCATCCTTCAGGGCCGTGACGTTGTCGGTTCGGCCCAAACCGGGACTGGTAAAACGGCGGCCTTTGCGTTGCCGATCCTGACTCGGCTCAGACAGCGGACCGGGGTGGCGCGGTGTCTGATCCTTGAGCCCACCCGCGAGTTGGCGGTTCAGGTTGAGACCGCCATCCAGTATTACGCCCGATTCAGCGACCTCGAGATCGGCGTGTTCTATGGCGGGGTCGGTTATCACCGGCAGAAACAGCTACTGGGGTTCGGCGTGGATGTGATTGTGGCGACCCCGGGGCGCCTTCTGGATCTGCAGCAGCAAGGCATATTGAAGCTTTCGGCCATCGAGATCCTCGTCCTGGATGAAGTGGATCGGATGGTGGACATGGGCTTTTTGCCGGACGTCCGCAAGATTGTGCAGCTTTGTCCGAAGGAGCGGCAGACCCTGCTCTTTTCGGCCACGATTCCGCCGGAAATCGAAAACCTGTGTTCGTGGGTATTAAAGAACCCGGAGATCGTCGAAATCGGTGAACGCCGGTCAGTTGCGGAGACCGTAACGCATGCTTTTTACCCGGTTGCAGCCGCACAGAAGTTTGACCTGCTGGTGGCGTTGCTGGAGCAGACCCATTACCAGAGCGTCATTGTCTTTACCCGTACCAAACAAGCCGCAGACAGCATTTCGGACCGGCTTAAAGCGTTGCGGCACTCGGTTACCGTATTGCATTCGGACCGGAGCCAGGGGGAGAGGACGGCCGCCCTGGAAGGCTTCAAGTCAGGTAAATACGAAGTGCTCGTGGCTACCGACATCGCCGCACGGGGGCTCGATATCTCGGGCGTCACGCATGTGATCAACTATGATATCCCGCTGCACCCGGAAGATTACGTCCACCGGGTCGGACGAACCGGGCGGGCCGAACGGGTGGGGGATGCCTTTACGCTGGTTACCGCCGAGGAGGCGAAGGCGATGATCGAGATCGAGAAGTTTATCGGGCAGAAGATTCCCCGGCAACGCCTGCCAGGTTTCAATTACGTGTACACGGCGTTGTTTGATGAAGGGAAGAATTTGCTGAAGCCGGTCAAGGGCGTACGGACCAGCCGCGGCTATTCCTATGGGCGGTTTGGCCGCTAGGCCGCTGGCCCGCCGAATCACGCGAAAGCCGGGCGAGGAGGTCCGCTGCTTTGTCCCGCCGGGCCAAAGGCACGGCCGATACACCGGCAGCCATCATTAATTTAACCGCCGCTGCGGCTGGTATCCAGCCGGGCGGCCTCAATAACCTGCTCCACCGCGGTTGCAATCCGTTTTTGGTGAGTCAACCGGTCGCGCCATTCGCACGGAATCTTCTCCAGGCCAAGGTGCGCACCGAGCCACGCCCCCAGCATGGCGGCTCGTCCCGCATTGTCGCCGCCGGCCTGCAGGGTGGCCAGAATCGCCCTCTTGAAATCGTCCGGGTGCCGCAGGAACGCGTGGAGTGCCGCCGGAAAACTATGCTCAAGCGGGCAGGACTGACCGAAGCTGAGGGTCGCCGGGACAACGTCCTGCTCCAGGGCCGCCAAGGCAGCCCGGCACTTTTCCTGAACTTCAGGACCGGCTTCAGGTTCCAAGGCGGTAATCCGGTCGTCGACGGCAGCCAGCGCCGGGCGCGGCTCCAGCCCTTCCAGCAACCCGGACAAAAATAAGGCGTGCGCCTTCATGTACGCAATCGTCCGCGGATTATTCTGGCAAACCCGGGTTAAGGCTTCCACCCGGTTGAGCAGGTAGGGATCGGCACGGTGCCGGACCACCAAACCGGCAAGGCGCGAAGCAGTGCCAAGGTGGTCATCATCTGCACCCTTCTGAAAATCGAATTCATCGGCCCGGTGCGTTTCGGTAAACGTGCGGTAATTGCCGATTGTTCCCCTGGTTGACTGATCAATATAACCTTGGTATAGACCCGGCTCGAACGCTTCCAGAAATCGGAGACCGAAAGCGCGCGCGTCAAAATGGCCGACCTGAGCGATGGATTCCAACAGTACCAAGGCCCCGTCGCCGTAATGGGTTTGATCCCCCGGCTTTTTACCGAAATGGTAATCGCCCTCGGCGGGCGGCTCGAACCCGCTGAGCCCCTGGAGGAAACGCTGCCTCAGGACGTCGAGATCATAAATCCAATGGGAACCCAGGGCAGCGGCATCTCCTGCCAACTGTCCCCAGAGGGCGCCGCGCAACCGCTCTTCGGGCGTTGGCTGGCTGTTCGAATCGACCGTGGTCATGCCGTTAAAGGTAGAAGCAAATTGCATCAGTGTGAATCCCGGAGTGTGATCCCCGCAAGGTGGTTGATTAAATCGGCGGGCGCATGGCTCATTTGCCTGGCGGCGTTGAATCTACCCGCCACGGCAGCGAGTTCGAAAACGGGCAAAAAACATGTTGCGCAGAACCACCCGGCTGCATCTCACCATGGTTCGCACGCTTCATCGAAATCGGGTTCATCAAAGTCGCGGCCCGCAGAGCTGTCCCGGCCATCGCATGCGCGTGCGTCCGGATCACCGCGCGCGGGATCGTCCAAATCGCGCCAGGCAGGCTCATCCCATTCGTCACGTGCGAGCGCATCCAGATCGTTGCACGCGAGTTCAGCCGGGTCGCGCCGGGTGAGTTCAGCAGGACGGCGCGCCGTAAGCTCGTCAAAAGGCCGCGGCGTCAAGCGGAGCGAACGGCGCACGGCCCCCGTGGTGCGGAGCAGCGGCCGGTACGGCCGCGCGACGGTTAGCAGGACCGCGATCCGTGGCGCCCGCGAGAGGAGGAGGATCACTAAACGCCGGGTGACGGGACGGCAGGCGGCAACAAAACACGACCAAGGGCCGGTGCGCGCGGAAAAATTGGAGGAAATTTTCCCGCCCGGACACCGGTTTACGGACGAGGAAAGGGCGGAAGCCAGCGCGCTCGGCGTCTACATGCAAAATGGTTTGTGGAAAGATGCCTATAAATATTCGACCAGGGCCGGACGGCAGCATCCCGACCGTTGGTGGCTTCACGCCGCCCGGGCCGCCGCCGCAGCGAACGTGAATCGGCCGAAAGATACGATCGAATCGGTCGACCAGGCGCTGCTGACGAACCACGGCGACGCGAACCGGCTTAACCTTTCTCAGCTGTACATGCTTAAGGCCGATGCCCTCAGCCGCCTGAACCGCAAGTCTGAGGCCATCGAAAACTTTTACAACGCGGCCCGGGTTAATCCCAAGGACCCTTACAGCTGGGCCGGAGCAGCCTGGCTTTACGCGACCGCCGAAGATAGCCGCATTCGGGACGGAGCCCGTGCGGTCTCACTCGCGATCCAAGCGGCAAGACTGAGCCGGGAGCAGGACGGGACGATCCTCGACGTGCTGGCAGCCGCATGCGCTGAGGCGCGCGATTTTTCGGCGGCCCAGCGCTGGGAGCAAAAGGCTATCCTGACCGGTGACTCCACCGACACTCCATTTTACCAGCAGCGGCTTCAAAGTTACCAGCTCGGCCAGCCCTGGCGGGCGGGGGGACGGTAAGGGGTGTCGGTCGCACGGCGGGCACAACGACTGAGTTCACACGGCGAACACGGCGAACCACGGCGACCACGGCGGGAAGAGGGGGAAGGGGTTCGCAGCGGCTCATTGGGGGCGAGTTGCCGGTGTCAAGCTCCTGTTCCGTGGATCCTTTTCTGCGTGTTCTGCGTGTTCTGCGGAGGATTCTGCAAACTTCTCACCCGTCACCGCCATTCGTGCTTCGGGTATTTGCGTTGCAGTTCCGGTTTGATCTTCGGATAGACCTCCGACCAGAACGTGGAGAGGTTCTGCGTGATTTGCATCGGCCGATGATTGGGCGCAAGCACGTGAATGAGGACCGGCACCCGGTTGGCGCAGATGTGAAGGGTCGAATTGATGCCGTAGAGATCCTGGATGCGGGCTGCCAGCACCGGGGATTGACCTTCGGTGTAAGTCAGCTTCGGGCGCCGCCCGTTCGGCAGTTCAAACCGTTCAGGGGCGAGTTGATTCAACGCCTGCAACTGAGGGGCCGAGAGCCATGTGCGCAGTACCGGCCAGACCGCGCGTTCCTTGATCTCCCGGTAACTGGTGGCGCCGTAGCAGATCTGGGTGATGAGGTACCGGCGCGCCTCGGCGTCGATCCTGTGAAGGCCGAGTTCCGGATACCAACCTGCCAGGCAGTTCAGGCGTGCGATCCATTGTTCGACCTCATGATTCCAGTGCACCAGGGTGCACCGGCCATCAAGGACCTCCTGGGCGAGCACTTCGGCGGCCGCGTCCGCTGAAGCAGGCTCACCCTTCGTGACGTGAAGCACCAGGTCCCGGAATACCTGTTCCCGCCGGCCGATCACTCGCCGGTTGGCCGGG
This genomic interval carries:
- a CDS encoding low molecular weight phosphatase family protein, which codes for MTSLVLFVCTGNYYRSRFAEAVFNHYAELKRLNWKAVSRGLAIHWVEGYLSPFTIDALAVRKIELRHTGPARVQLTEHDLETAQRRIALDRDEHHSMMQIQFPQWADRIEYWSVADLGFQAVELALPEIESKVLSLIEELGA
- a CDS encoding DEAD/DEAH box helicase, whose amino-acid sequence is MSFQDLGLLEPVMHGVQSLGYTDPTPIQERCIPLILQGRDVVGSAQTGTGKTAAFALPILTRLRQRTGVARCLILEPTRELAVQVETAIQYYARFSDLEIGVFYGGVGYHRQKQLLGFGVDVIVATPGRLLDLQQQGILKLSAIEILVLDEVDRMVDMGFLPDVRKIVQLCPKERQTLLFSATIPPEIENLCSWVLKNPEIVEIGERRSVAETVTHAFYPVAAAQKFDLLVALLEQTHYQSVIVFTRTKQAADSISDRLKALRHSVTVLHSDRSQGERTAALEGFKSGKYEVLVATDIAARGLDISGVTHVINYDIPLHPEDYVHRVGRTGRAERVGDAFTLVTAEEAKAMIEIEKFIGQKIPRQRLPGFNYVYTALFDEGKNLLKPVKGVRTSRGYSYGRFGR
- a CDS encoding phosphoribosylaminoimidazolesuccinocarboxamide synthase, whose product is MSVITDLELPGIPKVRSGKVRELFDLGDSFLMVATDRISAYDCILPDPIPGKGEILTQLSAFWFQRFPHVTSHFLTADFDEFPEEPQAYPEKLRGRSMLVRKAEPFPVECVVRGYLAGSAWREYRERGTLAGDPLPAGLELGSPLPAPLFSPATKAQAGHDENIPWQRFVELVGTEAADKLHDLSLGLYSDANSHAANHGIIIADTKFEFGLIDGEIALIDECLTPDSSRFWPAEEHRPGSRLVSLDKQFLRDYLDTLDWDKTPPAPYLPPEIIQRTAARYREIFELLTGGQVTGNG
- a CDS encoding ADP-ribosylglycohydrolase family protein, translating into MQFASTFNGMTTVDSNSQPTPEERLRGALWGQLAGDAAALGSHWIYDLDVLRQRFLQGLSGFEPPAEGDYHFGKKPGDQTHYGDGALVLLESIAQVGHFDARAFGLRFLEAFEPGLYQGYIDQSTRGTIGNYRTFTETHRADEFDFQKGADDDHLGTASRLAGLVVRHRADPYLLNRVEALTRVCQNNPRTIAYMKAHALFLSGLLEGLEPRPALAAVDDRITALEPEAGPEVQEKCRAALAALEQDVVPATLSFGQSCPLEHSFPAALHAFLRHPDDFKRAILATLQAGGDNAGRAAMLGAWLGAHLGLEKIPCEWRDRLTHQKRIATAVEQVIEAARLDTSRSGG